Proteins encoded within one genomic window of Mya arenaria isolate MELC-2E11 chromosome 13, ASM2691426v1:
- the LOC128214972 gene encoding fumonisin B1 esterase-like yields MFTGSVKGFLFTPSSVVNVAIDCGQIRGFYNGSSGAYSFLGIPYASPPVGRLRWMPPVPVNASNGNCWNGVYEATSFTSPCIQRNSSDVDNSGSFIGSEDCLHLNVWSPSLDTTAILPVMFWIYGGSLTNGRADAGDHGYGPTAEMARDHNVVYVSLNYRLNAFGFMSLDMLRAGSPTNTSGNYGFMDMLTGLQWVQNNIRQFGGDPNQVTIFGQSSGGTAVFALLGSPLSRGLFHKAWMSSASPIMNKTAEDANSDNQAFVRKSGCADVGCLYNLTPAEIIASLPWKEFPYWGMDDLGDFPTKGRFDGALAVVDGYVLPKSPLEAFAEGEGVDVPVLIGTTAQEVDIEHPSANWTWGDNNYREHVRDKLNPFGTVIAETALQLYPANKSTPEFQITSMISDCRAVCGNDYLGVILSAAVASPVYRYVAAYIPSGPARPFGGAVEASNAFHGIDILAYFNATRLMLTHVTDADRQWEINIQQEVLAFVRTGSPHTYDWGMFPSQTALLTENTTVTAGYHTAECLFWLRNGFFSYSWIN; encoded by the exons atgtttactgGAAGTGTAAAAGGTTTTCTCTTCACGCCATCGTCTGTTGTTAATGTAGCCATCGACTGCGGACAGATCCGTGGATTTTATAACGGCAGTTCCGGTGCGTACTCGTTTCTAGGCATACCGTATGCGAGCCCGCCCGTCGGCCGACTGAGATGGATGCCACCGGTGCCCGTTAACGCTTCAAACGGAAACTGCTGGAATGGAGTGTATGAAGCTACGTCATTCACCAGCCCATGTATACAAAGAAACTCCAGTGACGTTGACAACTCTGGCAGCTTTATCGGCAGTGAAGATTGTTTGCATTTGAACGTATGGAGTCCCAGTTTGGATACTACAGCGATACTTCCGGTGATGTTCTGGATATATGGTGGAAGTTTGACAAATGGAAGGGCTGACGCAGGCGATCATGGCTATGGTCCTACAGCGGAGATGGCTCGCGACCATAACGTTGTCTATGTTAGCCTTAACTACCGTCTTAACGCCTTTGGATTTATGTCTTTGGACATGTTGAGGGCTGGATCACCAACCAACACTTCCGGGAATTATGGGTTTATGGACATGCTGACAGGACTACAATGGGTGCAGAACAACATCCGGCAGTTTGGAGGAGACCCAAACCAG GTGACGATATTTGGTCAAAGCTCGGGGGGAACAGCTGTATTTGCCTTGTTAGGGTCGCCGTTGAGTCGCGGTCTCTTTCACAAGGCGTGGATGTCCAGCGCCTCACCGATCATGAACAAAACCGCTGAAG ACGCGAACAGCGACAACCAAGCGTTCGTCAGGAAGTCGGGATGTGCTGATGTTGGCTGCCTGTATAATCTGACACCAGCGGAGATTATAGCCAGTCTGCCCTGGAAGGAGTTCCCGTACTGGGGGATGGATGACCTTGGGGATTTTCCGACAAAGGGCCGCTTCGATGGCGCATTGGCTGTAGTAGATG GGTATGTGTTACCAAAGTCTCCACTTGAAGCATTTGCTGAAGGGGAAGGAGTCGACGTCCCAGTATTAATAG GTACAACAGCACAAGAGGTCGACATTGAGCATCCATCTGCAAACTGGACATGGGGTGATAACAATTACCGAGAGCACGTCAGAGACAAGCTAAATCCTTTCGGCACTGTGATTGCAGAGACCGCCCTTCAGTTATACCCTGCGAACAAGTCAACGCCAGAATTCCAGATAACTTCTATGATATCAGATTGCCGAGCTGTGTGCGGGAACGACTATCTCGGTGTGATCCTGTCGGCAGCTGTAGCGTCTCCGGTTTACAGATACGTTGCTGCGTACATTCCATCTGGGCCAGCAAGACCTTTTGGAGGCGCCGTTGAAGCTAGTAACGCATTTCATGGCATTGACATCTTAGCTTACTTTAATGCGACCAGACTTATGTTGACACACGTAACTGACGCAGACAGGCAATGGGAAATTAATATACAACAGGAAGTACTGGCTTTCGTGCGCACAGGAAGTCCCCATACGTATGACTGGGGAATGTTTCCCAGCCAGACGGCGCTGTTGACTGAGAACACAACGGTTACGGCTGGGTACCACACTGCAGAGTGTCTGTTTTGGCTTAGAAACGGGTTCTTCTCGTACTCGTGGATCAATTAA
- the LOC128215282 gene encoding fumonisin B1 esterase-like, which yields MFTGSVKGFLFTPSSAVNVAIDCGQIRGFYNDTSGAYSFLGIPYASPPVGRLRWMPPVPVNASNGNCWNGVYEATSFTSPCIQRNFSDVDNSGSFIGSEDCLHLNVWSPSLDTTAILPVMFWIYGGSLTDGRADAGDDGYGPTTEMARDHNVVYVSLNYRLNAFGFMSLDMLRAGSPTNTSGNYGFMDMLTGLQWVQNNIRQFGGDPNQVTIFGHSSGGTAVFALLGSPLSRGLFHKAWMSSASPIMNKTAEDANSDNQAFVRKSGCADVGCLYNLTPAQIIASLPWKEFPY from the exons atgtttactgGAAGTGTAAAAGGTTTTCTCTTCACGCCATCGTCTGCTGTTAATGTAGCCATCGACTGCGGACAGATCCGTGGATTTTATAACGACACTTCCGGTGCGTACTCGTTTCTAGGCATACCGTATGCGAGCCCGCCCGTCGGCCGACTGAGATGGATGCCACCGGTGCCCGTTAACGCTTCAAACGGAAACTGCTGGAATGGAGTGTATGAAGCTACGTCATTCACCAGTCCATGTATACAAAGAAACTTCAGTGACGTTGACAACTCTGGCAGCTTTATCGGCAGTGAAGATTGTTTGCATTTGAACGTATGGAGTCCCAGTTTGGATACTACAGCGATACTTCCGGTGATGTTCTGGATTTATGGTGGAAGTTTGACAGATGGAAGGGCTGACGCAGGCGATGATGGCTATGGTCCTACAACGGAGATGGCTCGCGACCATAACGTTGTCTATGTTAGCCTTAACTATCGTCTTAACGCCTTTGGATTTATGTCTTTGGACATGTTGAGGGCTGGATCACCAACCAACACTTCCGGGAATTATGGGTTTATGGACATGCTGACAGGACTACAATGGGTGCAGAACAACATCCGGCAGTTTGGAGGAGACCCAAACCAG GTGACGATATTTGGTCACAGCTCGGGAGGAACAGCTGTATTTGCCTTGTTAGGGTCGCCGTTGAGTCGCGGTCTCTTTCACAAGGCGTGGATGTCCAGCGCCTCACCGATCATGAACAAAACCGCTGAAG ACGCGAACAGCGACAACCAAGCGTTCGTCAGGAAGTCGGGATGTGCTGATGTTGGCTGCCTGTATAATCTGACACCAGCGCAGATCATCGCCAGTCTGCCCTGGAAGGAGTTCCCGTAC